The Nicotiana tomentosiformis chromosome 2, ASM39032v3, whole genome shotgun sequence genome includes the window TAAGGGTTCGTTTGGTACACagagataaggtgggataaagGGATTAAATTTATACCATCAATCAAACATGGTATAAATTTATCCCAGACTGGATATACCACCTTATCACATCAAACTTGGGATTATTTTACAAAATAGTCCAGGGATTATAATCCTGGGATAATCCATCAAACTTgggattattttataaaatagttGAGGGGATTATAATCCTGGGATTATTATCCCGGCTTACCAAACGACCGCTAACAGTCCTATAATACCGTCTTTGTTAAAGATTCTGATTTGTGAGAACTTTGACTTAACGATggaaaaaagaggaagaaaaacCACTGCCTTCCCACACACAAAATCTCTTTTGTGGTTCACAAACAAAAATGTTGACATAAGAATCAAttcttttgggttgaacaatctGACCAAAATCAATTAGCAGAGAACAGACTCCAGTTATATATTGAGATCAGTAAGTATCTAGTGAGGACTAGGAGACTCCATTCAGATCCAAACATTTAAAAGCGAAATTAGAAAAGAAATTACTTCAGATTAATACAGTTGGTAAGTGGGGCTGCTTTGCCTATTTATCAACAATAAGGAATTTCACACATCTGAAACAAAGATAACAAGTTTTTGGGGAGAAAGAATGAAGTAACCATTGATTGATTGTTAAGTACAATATACACATATAGCTAGCTCTATACAACATGAGGATTGAGGACTCCCTAAGCTAAATACTTTAATCCTCCCTATATAACAACAAAATTCTGGGAAGGAAAATCTCAACCATTTAGCTGCAGTACAAACCAGCTGAACAAGCAGTTCAAATATTCACCATTCCTCTTCATATTTTGGAGGCAACTAAACAAGATGCTCAACTTGATTCACTCGTTCCTCGCATTCAATTCTAGATGTTTTACATCGAATGACGACCATCAGTCTTGTCTTTAGTTGGCCGTTCATCTTGGATTTCCTCTAAATCCTCATCATCCCCTTTTCTACCAGCTTGTTCCTTCCAATATGCTACTAGCTTCTTTAACCGAGCGACTTCCTTAGATGAAACATTTTTGCTGGGATCATTTACAATGGAACGGACTCTTGATGCATACCTGGAAACCAAATTTGTACTTAAAGTTATACCTTGATTACAAGTCGGCTCCATCGTATGAGCAAATAAGGCTTAAAAGAGAGCATTTCAATTTAAGAAGGAAAACTATCAGAATAACATGATCAAAAAATAAAACAATATGACCTATTTCAACAATAGAGAATATATGCACAAGTAAGAACATACGTCAAGGAGTTGTGAGTCTCATCCAAGTTTGATTCTGCTGGAGAGATGTTTACAAACATAAGAGTTTTAGCATTTCCACCTAACGAGTCGCTCATCAACATAGTTAGCTTGTGATTTCGATAAGGAATGTGTTGATTTCCTGAAGATAATGCACTTATGACATCACCAAGTGCTGACAATGACTTGTTAATGCTTTGAGCTTCTTTTAATTGATTGCCAGCTGAGCCAGACTTCTTAACTCTTTCTGAGCCAGCAAGATCCACAAAACTTAGCTGCACATACATAAAAAAGAATAAAGCAGAAGCTAAAGAAACAAAGGACACTTTTTGTGATTCTATATTGGTAAAGTTCCTAAAGATTATACACTTATTGGCACAGTCACAAGGGACTTGGGTAAAAAACAAGATTTAGATATACTAATGAAATCTACCTTAATATGCTAAGAAATAAAACTTGAGCTACTCCAACAAAGTATTACTTAGGATATTAAAAGTTTCCTCCTCAAACGAAGAATGAAAAGCATAGTGGCCAATATCTAGGGGCGGCTTAAGAGGGAGGCTGCTAAAGCTTTTGCTTTAGGCCCCCAAAATTTTGGggccaaaataattttttatagtaaattttttttttttttcttaaaaaaatattgaagtttatagaaaacataaaaaaatacaaaatacaaGATCCAAGGTAATTGATTTCAAATAGAGTTGTGCATACTTtagtaaataccgaattaccataCCGAAATCAAAAATTTTGGTATTTATTATGGTATTTGGTTTAGGTTTTTAAAAATATTGGTATTAGGTATAGTATTCAATATCTTAAAAagaaataccgataccgtaccgaaatatatattactccctccgttccaatttatgtgacactctttcctttttagtcagACTCAAAAAGAATGACACCTTTCTATATTTAGTAAGACTTCACCTTTAAATTTTCctttttatccttaatgagatgatttctagccacACAAATTTCTATGGTTTGTTTTAGActataagtttcaaaagtcttcctttatttcttaaatttcgtgtccaGTCAAACACCTTTACATAAATTGGGATGGAGGGAGTATGTTACACAGTACACATATTAttgattataacataaatatagaaattctaaaattttactttcctttgtTCTCTAAGTTCAGCCATTAATTCTAAGCAAATAACAAGACATTTTCAATGATgaaatttattcctttatgtaCCGTTTTCTCTCAATGGATTGATACTTGCTAGTTTTGAACAAAGATCTTGTCaagaaatatttttatttttgtatttttgagtattttaatgaagaatattataGTTTATGGCTCTAcacactagttagtattcaaatcgAACAAACCAAAGTTAACAGACCGAATAAACGGAAAGGAGAAAAACCGagccataccgaatttaattaggtacagtACTGGTATAACATTTTAAGAAATCAAATACCCAAAATACCAAATTGTACCGACTGACGAACACCCCTAATTGCAAACACATGGCTAACATCTTATTAACTTGAACTAGCGCTTACCAAtagaaataataatgatattactatcatatGTTTGTTGTGAAATTAGACTTTGTCTTATAAGAATATTACAGTATAAATAACAAGTAAAAAAACGACACTATTTTTTTGGCGTGTATATATAAAAGTTCTGTTAAAAAAGTTAAAGCCTCTTATTAAAACTTGGCTTTAGGCCACATTTTGTTGAGTCACCCATGCCAATATTGTATAAGTCGTACAAGTTCACATTGTCACAAGAAAGTTGAAGGGTGTGATGCACGCACCTTCCCTCTGGCAATTGCCTGCGTTTGAAGATTGGTACTCTCAATAATAACTGAAACTATAAGATGAGATCTTGAACTCTGCTCATTCATCAAGGTTCCAGTCGTATGACGCTGTTCAGATCCTCTTTGAATTATTGTCTTAAGTTCCTCATACGTTGAAATAGACACCACTGTCACATTTTCCACGGAAACCATGCCctgcttatgccaaattttgCTAATTGTTAAAGGcaaaataaaaatctaaacaTAAGCTCATTCAAGCTTGGACATAATGAAAAGAGAAGTGCAAAAGAAATAGACTTGAGAAGTATTGATAATTTGTGAGGCTCTAAAACAATCACCTTTGAATCTTTTTTTATATCCAATCTCAAGCGCTTTGCATTCTTTGGCAATAAGAGGTCCACCAATGTATCCTGATACAACTCTACCATGTATGCCTGAAAAAGTTCACATCAGTCATAAGTTTACAATGGTTTAGAATGGGCCTTCAGGACGTACATCTATTCACTTCACAAGCACCGGATAAGGAGAGAAATCATATGAAAAGAAAACAAGGAAGGTGACAACACTGTATTACTCATAGTTTGACAATTTTATAATTAGATGTTCCACCAGAGAATCGGAATTCAGAAAGTTGAAACATGATTAATGCACTAATTATATTAACTGAAGACGGAATAAAAACCTACAATAACCTTTAAAGCATTAGAAGATTTTACCTTTAAAGAGAAAGAGAACTTATTACTATCTCGCTTCATAATTCTGAAGAGTTCAGATATAGCTCTTGGTGTCAGTCCTGGATTACTATCAGCTCCATAGATTGTGAATGTCTTGCCAGATCCAGTTTGTCCATATGCAAATATGCAAACATTATATCCATCAGCAGCTGACTGCACCAAAtactgcaacaacaacaacatgtcAAACTAAGAAGCTGCTAGGCAATATGCATATATTAGATCCTAGCAAAGTTCTATAAGAGGACAATTGACTTTTTGCTTGCCTTAGTGTCTTCGAACACATCATCTTGAGTGGCATTTCCGTCAAAGACACGATCGTACATGTGTTGTTTTGCTTTATCATCTTTCCATATATGTTCAATAGTAAACTCATCAACACTTCTCATTACATTTCTTTCCTTCGCTATAATTTCCTTTTCACAAAGAGGTCTTAATCTGCAGTAGACTCTGATCTTGCCTTTCATATCTGAGACATGAGTAAAGTCCATAATATTACACTTTAAAAAAgaaatttcaaataaaaaataaacaagGACCTTCAAAATTGCaatgtcagtagcacaaaataaAGAAAGGCAGGTAATTTTACCTTCTATTGTGTTGAAGTACTTTTTCCTTAGAACTTGTTCCTCTCGGTAAAGTGCTTCCATTTCTGCTAATTGAGCCCCTTGCATTTTCAAGATGGCGGCAGTTTGTTCATTTTTTCGATCAATGTCCTGAGTAAAGTAAGTgtcaaataaaaaagaaaatatgatATTCCATGCAgcataataaatatattttttgacaCAAATATTTGTAAACTCCGCCTAGGAGAGCTTGTCCACATTGCTAGTTCCAAACACATATAAAGGAGGAGGATTCTGTAAGTTCACTATCAACATAAAATTAGTTAATTTAAAATGAATCCTCAATAATGAACCAATGGATATTGAGGATCATATAGCCGATCGCAACTAGCTTGGGAAGGTATAGTTATTGTTGTAAATACTTTGTACAAGATATTCACCTCTTTCATTTCTCTTAGCTCCTCGAGCTCCTTCAAATTATTCTGTAGCATTTCTAGTTCCCTGTCTTTAGCTTCAAGCCCTGACCGTGCAATAACCATATCATGTTTGGCCTCTTCCAGTTTCCTTTGAAGTTCAGAGACTTGGAGCCTCAGCGCCTTGCATTCTTTTTCAAAATCTTTCTGAAGGTTTTCCATCTGTACCCAAAATATCAGTGCAAATCAACAAAAAATCAATATAAATGCAGAATGCATGTTAAACACAAAGACATGGAAtgcaacatacctcacttgattTCTTCTTTTCTAGCCCTATGATTTTTTCCTCAAGTGATGTTCTTTCACTCAAAAGCTTCCTCTTTGTTTCTTCTGCAGTGCGCAACTCCATAGTACGAGCTCTCAACTCTTCCTGGATCTTCTGTAAGACCTACATGTAAAGCCACATAAGTTTGTGTTTTTTTAGGTTGATCAAACTCACTAACTAATTTGGACAGATAACTAAGGCCAAACACATATTTATAGCTCTACCTGGTTATTCGCTTCAACCAACTCCTTCGTAATATTTTTCTCCAAACCTTTAGAACTTAATTTTGAAAGTCGCATTTCCAAGTTCTGCTTCTCCGTTAGGGCAGCCTGTAAAGAAGGCACTAATATAATGAGATGATTGCCGCCTCAATAAATCAAATTTAAGCACATTTAACAAACACCTGAAGCTCTGCATCTTTTTCATTGCATAGAGATCtaaatttttcacaatcataAGCAGCAGCTGCTAAATTTTGCTTCTCTGATCTCAAGTTATCTTTTAAGCTATCCAATTCTTCTTGCATCTTCGATTCTTCTCTTTGCCTTTCATGTAAATCTTCCAGCAACTGCTTATCAATACAACGACCATGAGCTATCAAAGCAAATGTGTGCCAAAAATACATCACATTGTATCTTTGTATTGTGATTGAAATGATAGATATATGCATAGCAGGTAGAGCAAATGGGTGACATATACATTTCAGCACAGACACAACTGATAGAAGGAGTTGGGAATTCCATTATTTCAACTTATGTTAATAGAAAAGAACAGTTCCCGTTTACATATTACCAGCAGCATATACCTTGTATGTTAAACATTTCTGTTCGAATTTCTCATAAAGCATAAAAGTTTCTTCTACAACAACAAATACCACTCACATCATTGACTTTCTTCTGAGATTCTTCAAGGGCGCGAGACAAATCCTGAATGCGTCTTTCATTAATGTCAGTGTTTGCAGTTTTGAGATTATTTGGAACATCTACATTAACGGAACCATTAGCTGCAGAACGGGCTTTTGAGTAGCGGCGTAACATCACATCATTAATATGTGTCTGTAGAGCAACACAAATTTCCTCTCCCTGCATATAATGAAGATGTCAAGCTATGTAAAATAGTGAGCCAGATTGAATCAACCATCTATAAACACATAAGATAAGCATGTTCCGTAATAGACAAGCTTTGAACCTGTTTTGTTTCGAACTGAAAGATATGCAAGACACCAGCAACTCTCATCTTAAAGAACACAGCAGTGTTGCTGCTACCAAATTGCATTATGTCCCTCAACTCAGCTGAGTGCAAATACTCCTTTGGAACTGGACGGAAAAAATGAACCTGTGGAAAACAAAAGATCATACTTGAAAACTGTTACGTAAAGTAAATACAGATCCATCTTCTCAACCTGATAAGCATCACTATGAATTACATCTTACCCCACGCTTATTAATGCCCAATATGATTTTCCCAGGCAAAAGTCCAATAGGATCATCAATCTTTCGAACAGCAAAGAAAACTGAATTTCCATAAGGAAGCGTCCTCAGAATCCGCAAAAATTGTTGTTTGGCATCATCTTTTGTCAGATTTTCCTAGAGAGATTAAAAGAATGAACCTTATGTTGACATGGTATCAGTTCACAAAAACAAAGGAAATTCATGCATAAAGTAATCTAAGGAGTTTCAACATAAATCATGGGATGCTAATTGGTAAACTTGCCAcagtgaaatgaaaaaaaaacaaatagaaagaaaatgaGCGACTGGAAAGGAACTCAAGGACAAAAGCCAAGCACTGCTGGTAGTTCTTTTTTCCTGCTCACAAAAAGAGGCATTGAGAAATACAGGAGGCAAAAATCATCTAATATTGCTTGGAGAACACCTTATATTATGAATGAAAATGTATATTAAGCATAAAGAAACATCATTAAGGAAAATGTAGATAGAAAAACTTCTATTCAGTTTCTTAGAACATGATTCCTTGACCAAGGAAACCCAGATAAAGCTCTTACCATCAATTTGTAACGAGAAAGTATATCCAATTCCCACTCCCTCTTTGCCCGTGTCATTGCAATTTGTCTGGGTAGAAAACGCTCCAGCAGTGATGTCCAGTCACTGAAATAAACAACTTAGCATATAGGACAGGCATAAATACTACAGCATGTTCAGTCTTTGAAAGAAATAGTACTAGTAAAGTGAAATAAGAAACTGGGGACAAGTCCAATTTGGGAAAAAAGTAAATGAGGCATAATTTGAAAGAAAAGTTAATAAAAAACTACTGACGTGCAAGATTCAGGGCCATCAACATATCCAATGTCAACCAGTATCTGGAGAGCAGACATCTGTGCTGCATCATCCTTGCCAACAGGATAATTGCCCATTATGTAATCATGTTGTAACTGTGACCACAGAACAAATATTATAACAAAGTAGAATCAACTTTGACTTGAAGGTATACCAATGAGCTTAAACATTTAGCATATCAATTCACTATAAGCAAACTGACATACTTGAACATATGACAATTGCACGAACATTGGTTCTGTAACAGCTTCATCTGACTCACGAAACAACTTCTTTTTGAAAATTAGTTTACAATGCAAAATCTCCCCTTTACTTCGGTCTTTTGATGCCTTAAAGTCCGCCAacagatctccaatatacttatTTTCATCCAAACAAATGTACTCCTCTACAGAAAACATACAtgcttaaaatgcaaaacattttACCTTTAAAGAATTTATAAAGTGGAAAGGAATCAGTACCATTTCCAGGATCTGGAGATTTAGACCCAGTAACAACCTTACGGCACTCGAACAGACTGAAGCTAGCATGAGCAGACAATCTGATTATCCCTGCAACCTCCTGAAAGAGCAAGTATGTCACACAAAAATTACAAAGGAAAATATCACCATCATATCCACTGTTAAATTTATCTGCTTCCCAAAGAAACTAGAATCCAGTAAGAGAAACTTCTTAAATCAAGACCGTCAAATTTGAAAAGTGATAAATAAACCATGTCAAATGATCTTAGAACCCTTCTAAAATCAGAGTTAGAGGGACTAAGCCATCTATACATAAATCAGCCTTTGAAATTCTTAAGTCTATGAGAAGAAGGggaaaaaaaggagaaaagaaaaagaagtaacAGACAGATAGCCCAAAAGTTAAGGTTCCAGAAGATTATAAGAAGCTGTTCATTTGTCTGATCAGAAGTCATTTGTTACTCCTTAAGCATTTTTTGATAAAGTAGCTACTCCTTAAACATTGAACCAAGCAAATAACAAATACACAATAAACATGAGATGTATGCTGGAAGGAAGCACAAAACTGATAAAGGAACCATaaacaaagaagaaaggaagagaTAAAAGAGCGAAACATGCAATGCAAGTTTTGGTGTTAAAGAACATGTCCCACATGGGTTGTATAAGTCCAAAGGGTTTATAACGGCCCAGGATGCTCCAATATTATCTTAGGGTTTTAGCTTGGATGTTCAGATTGTCTACACCAAACAAGTTACATTTATCCCGCTTTCCTGTGCAATATTTCTCGTTAAACTTTACCCGAATACCATAGGATAACTAGTGAGCCCTACATGTTCCTCGTATGCCTAGAGATTTTCCAACTGTCATGTAAAGTTCATGCTGAGTCAGACATAGCCATTCGCTCTTGGATAAAAGAGTGATGAATAAAAACAAGGATCTCCTAACTCTTGCTAAGTTCTACCACATTATAAATACCATGCATATTTTGTCGTATGTATACTGTATGGAAATTCAGCAATACCTCAATAGCATCAGCTACCGTTGTGGCCATGTCATATGTAATTTCCTCGAAGGTTTCATCCAAGAAAAACACTATTGTAGTAAGCTTTTTACCAGTTAAGAGAGCTTCAATCTCCTCACGACCAGGTATCGTGTGCCTAGGTCCAGCCTTAATAGAATGTTTCAACGCATTTAGAGTATTTATTGCATAAACTTGAACCTCAGAATCAGTATTAATTCCATGTGCAACAGTATGAATATATTCTGACAAGTATCCACCAATTTCCTTGCTCGGAGGCATGCAAGATGCACACAAGTACATTAGCTCCCATGCTTTAATCAAAGAATGCCTGTATTTACGAAGCAAGCATGTGAGGAACATTGTCAAGTAAAAAGCAATAGAATGAACAGGAAGAAGAGAATATCAGCATCCCGTTTATCAATTAATAAACTTGATGTCAAAAGTACCTCTCCGGATTATTCCTTGTTTGCTTTGAAATTTGGGCAAACATTTCATCCCGAAGCTCAGACCGCTTCAGCGCCTGCTTAAATAGCTTGCCAACAAGCTCGATTCGCTCATCCAAGCTGATTGGAACTGCTTTATCATAGGAATCAATACCCATATACTTCAGAATGGACTGAAATAACTTAACTGCCCTGCTGATAAGATCGCCATTTATTTTCAGAATTGATGTTGGAATGGGTTCCTGTCATGATGCAAGTTGTTTTTAGTTTGTACAAGCCAAAGAGATTAAAAGTGTAAACAGATAAAGAGCTTAATCTTACCCTTTGGAaacacaacatatcctcaaatgTGAACTTTTCCCGAACTTGTGGCCCAacagttttttttaaaaagaaccCACGTTTGCCAGCAGATTGAAGATGCTTTTGCATAGCCTTCAAAAAACCCTCAACCTATAACAACAAAGAATCTATATTACCTCTCTATAGTAGAAGAAAAACAGAATTGAGGTCCGTCACGTCATTCTTAATAGAattcagaaaagaaaaaaaagtaactCCAGTCTTCGTTGTGTGCATACAGATTGAAatgattttcttttttttggaaAGACATGCCTCACCTGGAATCTGTCAATATATGGTATCGCACCAGCAAGTTCGGGTGACAGAACTGATGAGAGAGTAGTTGGGGTGCTACACATTGCACAAGGCAAACTTGTAAGTTACTATATAGTATCAAACAACACTACCCATTTCATCGAAGCGTAAAATAATACCAAAGTACATCTACTGGAAAAAATGAAAGGAGAGACTTACGGTGGAGCAAAATTGGAACCATCACTATCATAATCATCCCCATTTGAGGTTGCAAAAGAATAGTGCGAAGGTGTTTCATATCCGTTACTTGAGCCAAAAGAAGACCTGTTTGATCTCATACTAACTGGTGGCATATCAGAAGTCATGTTCCAAAATTATAGTCTCAAGTCTATACAACTATCAGAAAGACCATCCAACTCCTCAATTAAACAATATTTTGCTGACCCTTAATCTTCAATTGCTTCCTCAGTTACCTGACCAAATTAATAACATCATGATTATTGGAAATCAAAGAAGCCCAAAAGCTTAAATTAATCCACCAATTTTGAATCAGATTCCCCCAAAAAGAAAATCACACATTAGAGAAGGTGCCACTTTCAACAAATAGTCAACAAACGTCCAAAACCATAAGCATCATTAACCGGAGCAAACCATAACAGAATCACAAAAATCCTATTAACATTGCACCATATGCTACAAAGCTCACAGAATACTCAAAAGATTAGATAAGTAGCAAGCTCCCTAGCAGCCACCAAATGACCAACAAATTTTTCTCCTAAACAAAGAACCGACTAATTCTATACACCGAGATCCACAGAATCAC containing:
- the LOC104100598 gene encoding kinesin-like protein KIN-14E, with the protein product MTSDMPPVSMRSNRSSFGSSNGYETPSHYSFATSNGDDYDSDGSNFAPPTPTTLSSVLSPELAGAIPYIDRFQVEGFLKAMQKHLQSAGKRGFFLKKTVGPQVREKFTFEDMLCFQREPIPTSILKINGDLISRAVKLFQSILKYMGIDSYDKAVPISLDERIELVGKLFKQALKRSELRDEMFAQISKQTRNNPERHSLIKAWELMYLCASCMPPSKEIGGYLSEYIHTVAHGINTDSEVQVYAINTLNALKHSIKAGPRHTIPGREEIEALLTGKKLTTIVFFLDETFEEITYDMATTVADAIEEVAGIIRLSAHASFSLFECRKVVTGSKSPDPGNEEYICLDENKYIGDLLADFKASKDRSKGEILHCKLIFKKKLFRESDEAVTEPMFVQLSYVQLQHDYIMGNYPVGKDDAAQMSALQILVDIGYVDGPESCTDWTSLLERFLPRQIAMTRAKREWELDILSRYKLMENLTKDDAKQQFLRILRTLPYGNSVFFAVRKIDDPIGLLPGKIILGINKRGVHFFRPVPKEYLHSAELRDIMQFGSSNTAVFFKMRVAGVLHIFQFETKQGEEICVALQTHINDVMLRRYSKARSAANGSVNVDVPNNLKTANTDINERRIQDLSRALEESQKKVNDLLEDLHERQREESKMQEELDSLKDNLRSEKQNLAAAAYDCEKFRSLCNEKDAELQAALTEKQNLEMRLSKLSSKGLEKNITKELVEANNQVLQKIQEELRARTMELRTAEETKRKLLSERTSLEEKIIGLEKKKSSEMENLQKDFEKECKALRLQVSELQRKLEEAKHDMVIARSGLEAKDRELEMLQNNLKELEELREMKEDIDRKNEQTAAILKMQGAQLAEMEALYREEQVLRKKYFNTIEDMKGKIRVYCRLRPLCEKEIIAKERNVMRSVDEFTIEHIWKDDKAKQHMYDRVFDGNATQDDVFEDTKYLVQSAADGYNVCIFAYGQTGSGKTFTIYGADSNPGLTPRAISELFRIMKRDSNKFSFSLKAYMVELYQDTLVDLLLPKNAKRLRLDIKKDSKGMVSVENVTVVSISTYEELKTIIQRGSEQRHTTGTLMNEQSSRSHLIVSVIIESTNLQTQAIARGKLSFVDLAGSERVKKSGSAGNQLKEAQSINKSLSALGDVISALSSGNQHIPYRNHKLTMLMSDSLGGNAKTLMFVNISPAESNLDETHNSLTYASRVRSIVNDPSKNVSSKEVARLKKLVAYWKEQAGRKGDDEDLEEIQDERPTKDKTDGRHSM